A window of the Acidimicrobiales bacterium genome harbors these coding sequences:
- a CDS encoding NAD(P)H-dependent oxidoreductase, giving the protein MAKLLVVHHTPSPATQEMLEAALAGARDESIADVEVAVVPALVAGAVDVLEADGYLLGTPANIGYISGALKHFFDTVYYPVLEATKGRPYAAYVHGNLGTEGAVRALETITTGLGWVPVAKVLTVEGAPAKADRDALYELGGTVAATLSAG; this is encoded by the coding sequence GTGGCGAAGCTGCTCGTGGTGCACCACACTCCGTCGCCGGCGACCCAGGAGATGCTCGAGGCCGCGCTGGCGGGTGCGCGCGACGAGTCGATCGCGGACGTGGAGGTAGCGGTGGTTCCCGCCCTGGTTGCAGGGGCCGTCGACGTTCTCGAGGCGGACGGCTACCTGCTGGGTACCCCTGCGAACATCGGCTACATCTCCGGTGCGTTGAAGCACTTCTTCGACACCGTGTACTACCCCGTGCTCGAGGCGACCAAGGGTCGCCCGTACGCCGCCTATGTCCACGGCAACCTGGGCACCGAAGGCGCGGTGCGGGCGCTGGAGACGATCACCACCGGCTTGGGGTGGGTGCCGGTCGCCAAGGTCCTCACGGTCGAAGGGGCGCCGGCGAAGGCCGACCGTGACGCGCTCTACGAGCTGGGCGGCACCGTCGCCGCTACGTTGTCAGCCGGCTGA